One segment of Choristoneura fumiferana chromosome 26, NRCan_CFum_1, whole genome shotgun sequence DNA contains the following:
- the LOC141443158 gene encoding uncharacterized protein — translation MLKFIFVLVLFGHSTCYGDTSESDWRSRGWYRPRRNYPSQSQSQNAFGIRTGAFENQKPETSSRRNQGSFGNSFNQRQTSSPFGDLGQKYQTQNEGTSYNQNSKRNPFQSNGLQSQTTSFGTNNAQNYQNGKTFGAKNSGSSLENDFNSNAQIRNLFETSFSNSKLNYAQNIQNQNSFGFGVQPRNQNSFRTSKNQNSFGNSFMQNTQNQNAFRANYNQQAQTQNSFLSYQNAQSQSAFGSYSQSAQRQSTFGSSFAQNPFPYQNVTNNFNIGSFGRGENIFKGPDYLPPYIAPGYLPSKDPTTTTRRPFYTTTTTRRPFYTTSTTRRPFYTTTTTRRPYYTTTTTRRPFYTTSATTTTRRPFITTTHSSAQPAMAMSVPLELEDEPTTPKPSTPFYEESSTLDELKFTGLNEVDPASAMRVPLELEDEPTTPKPSTPFDEESSTLDEMKVTRLNQVAPAMAMRVSPEPEPDPTPITTTTTTPRPTTTTTTTPPPTTTTTTTTPRPTTTTTTITTTPRPTTTTTTTTTPRPTTTTTTTTTPRPTTTTTTTTPRPTTTTTTTTTPRPTTTTTTTTTTPRPTTTTTTTTTPRPTTTTTTTTTPRPTTTTTTTTTTPRPTTTTTTTTTPRPTTTTTTTTTPRPTTTTTTTPRPTTTTTTTTSPTTTTPASTTPDPNRMLVEETPKTTTTKVPPFNLYKAPKYLPPENTTSVPPSPAMAVPVPSEPECDPLDPKTYPYPLVIGIDERAAQDPCTYVPVRTTTKKPFVGPGYLPPVAARVGRSPKTLRLGDVEGARPVWHVGLYTKTTAPYKQICGGSIVRMDVVITAAHCVWNDDTLLEPAENYAVGGNKIYRPWTEPHDKRAQQSDIREIIVPPRYRGGKTSFQDDIAILRLVTPFSYARGLRPVCVSFDDDFDAEQLSEGNSGTVAGWGYTDDIGSPTQFLLWLELPYVDIEKCIAGADDAFLKYITSDKICAGENHTGKALCKGDSGGGLVFWHSEGDLVTPYLRGVASASARADNKECNVNVVGGFTQVTAHRRFLQQHVPDIDQNCRYHYFN, via the exons atgttaaagttCATCTTCGTCTTAGTTTTGTTCG GACACAGTACATGCTACGGCGACACAAGTGAATCAGATTGGAGGAGTCGAGGCTGGTACAGGCCTCGGCGGAACTATCCTAGTCAAAGCCAGAGTCAAAATGCCTTTGGCATAAGAACCGGTGCTTTCGAAAACCAGAAGCCAGAAACAAGTTCTAGACGGAATCAGGGCTCATTTGGAAACAGCTTCAACCAGAGACAGACCTCAAGTCCATTTGGTGACTTGGGACAAAAATATCAAACTCAGAATGAAGGAACAAGTTACAATCAAAATTCTAAGCGAAACCCGTTCCAGAGTAATGGATTACAATCTCAGACTACATCTTTTGGAACAAATAATGCCCAAAATTATCAAAATGGGAAAACATTTGGTGCAAAAAACAGTGGAAGCTCATTAGAAAATGACTTCAATTCAAATGCACAAATTCGAAACTTATTTGAAACTAGTTTCAGCAATTCTAAACTGAATTATGCGCAGAATATTCAGAATCAAAACTCATTTGGGTTTGGCGTTCAACCTCGAAATCAAAATTCGTTTAGAACTAGTAAAAATCAGAATTCGTTTGGGAATAGTTTTATGCAGAATACTCAGAATCAAAATGCTTTTCGAGCTAACTATAACCAACAAGCTCAAACTCAGAATTCATTTTTAAGTTATCAGAATGCCCAAAGTCAAAGTGCGTTTGGGAGTTATAGTCAAAGTGCTCAAAGACAGAGTACATTTGGGTCTTCTTTTGCTCAGAATCCATTTCCATATCAAAACGTTACAAACAATTTCAACATAGGCAGCTTTGGTAGGGGTGAGAACATTTTTAAAGGTCCCGATTATCTTCCACCATACATAGCCCCTGGTTACTTACCATCTAAAGACCCTACAACGACCACTAGACGTCCTTTttacactactactactactagacGTCCATTTTACACCACATCTACTACTAGAAGACCATTTTACACCACAACTACTACTAGAAGACCATATTACACCACAACTACTACTAGAAGACCATTTTATACAACCTCTGCAACCACTACAACCAGACGTCCATTTATAACAACCACTCACTCATCAGCCCAACCAGCTATGGCAATGAGTGTACCTCTAGAACTAGAAGACGAACCCACTACACCCAAGCCATCAACACCTTTTTACGAAGAATCATCAACACTGGATGAATTGAAATTTACGGGGCTAAACGAGGTTGATCCAGCCAGTGCAATGAGGGTACCTCTGGAACTAGAAGACGAACCCACTACACCCAAGCCATCAACACCTTTTGACGAAGAATCATCAACACTGGATGAAATGAAAGTTACGAGGCTAAACCAGGTTGCACCAGCCATGGCTATGAGAGTGTCTCCTGAACCTGAACCGGACCCAACTCCTATTACTACTACAACAACAACACCCCGACCAACAACCACCACTACAACAACCCCTCCACCAACTACTACTACAACCACAACAACACCCCGACCAACAACTACCActacaacaataacaacaacacCCCGACCAACAACtaccacaacaacaacaacaacaccccGACCAACAACTACCACTACAACAACGACAACACCCCGACCAACAACTACCACTACAACAACAACACCCCGACCAACAACTAccactacaacaacaacaacaccccGACCAACAACTACCACTACAACAACGACAACAACACCCCGACCAACAACTAccactacaacaacaacaacaccccGACCAACAACTAccactacaacaacaacaacaccccGACCAACAACTAccactacaacaacaacaacaacaccccGACCAACAACTAccactacaacaacaacaacaccccGACCAACAACTAccactacaacaacaacaacaccccGACCAACAACTACCACTACAACAACCCCTCGACCAACTACTACTACAACCACAACAACATCACCAACCACAACGACACCAGCGTCCACTACCCCAGACCCCAACCGCATGTTAGTAGAAGAAACACCAAAAACAACCACAACAAAAGTGCCACCTTTCAATCTATATAAAGCTCCGAAGTACCTTCCGCCCGAAAACACCACATCAGTACCACCATCTCCAGCAATGGCCGTGCCAGTGCCATCAGAACCAGAATGCGACCCCTTGGACCCTAAAACATACCCATACCCCCTTGTAATTGGAATCGACGAACGTGCCGCCCAAGATCCTTGCACGTATGTTCCTGTGAGAACAACTACTAAGAAGCCCTTCGTTGGTCCTGGGTATTTACCACCAGTGGCCGCGAGGGTCGGAAGGTCACCGAAGACCCTGAGATTGGGTGATGTGGAAGGTGCGAGACCGGTGTGGCATGTTGGGCTGTATACGAAGACCACGGCGCCGTATAAGCAGATTTGTGGGGGGTCCATCGTGAGAATGGATGTAGTTATAACAg CCGCTCACTGCGTCTGGAACGATGATACACTCCTGGAGCCAGCAGAGAACTACGCGGTCGGAGGCAACAAGATCTACCGCCCGTGGACAGAACCCCACGACAAGAGAGCGCAGCAATCAGAC ATCAGAGAAATCATAGTTCCACCTCGTTACCGCGGTGGCAAGACGAGTTTCCAAGACGACATTGCTATTCTGCGGCTGGTCACACCATTCAGCTACGCACGGGGACTGCGGCCCGTCTGCGTGAGTTTTGACGACGACTTCGATGCGGAGCAGCTGTCAGAAGGGAACAGTGGCACG GTCGCGGGCTGGGGCTACACGGACGACATCGGCTCGCCAACCCAGTTCCTGCTGTGGCTGGAGCTGCCCTACGTCGACATAGAGAAATGTATCGCGGGCGCCGACGACGCCTTCCTCAAGTACATCACCAGCGACAAGATCTGCGCGGGAGAGAACCACACTG GCAAAGCCCTCTGCAAGGGCGACAGTGGCGGCGGCCTGGTGTTCTGGCACAGCGAGGGCGACCTCGTCACGCCGTACTTGCGCGGCGTGGCGTCGGCCTCCGCACGCGCCGACAACAAGGAGTGCAACGTTAACGTGGTGGGGGGGTTCACGCAGGTCACCGCACACCGCCGCTTCTTGCAGCAACACGTGCCCGACATCGACCAGAACTGCAGATACCATTACTTCAATTAA